One Gloeothece verrucosa PCC 7822 DNA window includes the following coding sequences:
- a CDS encoding cytochrome D1 domain-containing protein, with protein MDRYALVIGIPEYNNFTPLPKTTNDAEEVAKCLESYGGFQVTRVPKKANLNKDGYEMKSGKVTCEELKREISIFLLERAKNKNALIYFTGHGFTLYNSWVEKKIGFLATSDCSVQIQSNNIITQEQGINLEEFNELIAKANLSSLVLFLDCCHSGYFIERQLFEASLSTFKTKQDYYLITACRSFETAKTVRSQDHSVFSGALIRGLSQENADPKGEISCDRLFDFIGREIGRKLQEPLRMGVGGSIILVNHKPLQEILEPLKKDGEVICPYQGLEAFTKESKPFFFGRKRLVEKIKQTLEEKSFVPLIGASGSGKSSVVLAGLIPWLEEEKLENGGKRWEVLTPIKPGFEPLVELRRTLKPVFSGSEKELKDLIENSSLPPLLRGVGGIKLLVVDQFEEIFTVCENELERKRFIELITGVKELNNPRLVVVTTMRADFLDRCLEYDSLYKLIQEQAVYMPPLRGIELREIITQPAKRQGYNIEENLLEKLLDDVGKESGFLPLLEFALTQLWEKRDRQQPLLTLKQYESLEQTNIAPLIKGGRGGSESLDEPQEKQNSGLKQTLDLYAEKVYHYRDFSQENPTQPRNPQEKEWIRLIFLRLVRTGEQEKDTRQRQTKATILNIAGSNLEQREALTELIEGERGLIKARLLVTGKELSDPQPWIDLVHEALIEGWRRFAGWRQQDRDLRRLCDRLREQFREWQKNLIDDNLMMGGLLAQVRQQWEELQPYLLSPDEDRQFFEESDRYEQGKTRKLQAFEEIQLEQQAAEIPDLLKSEPVQGLVAAIKLMGDNLDKLPEKLLPTVQTRLREAMEMPGCLLHEDSVNSVAISGDGQFVVSGSEDKTVRVWDLHKHCLVDTFRGHEDAVNSVAISGDGQFVVSGSRDKTVRVWDLHTLSLVHTFTGHENSVCSVAISEDGQFVVSGSWDKTMRVWDLHTLCLVHTFTGHESYVKTVAISEDGQFVVSGSWDKTVRVWDLHTLSLVHTFTGHQSYVDSVAISQDGQFVVSGSRDKTVRVWDLHTLSLVHTFTGHQSSVYSVAISQDGQFVVSGSEDNTVRVWDLHTLCLVHTFTGHERAVYSVAISDDGQFVISGSSDNTVWVWDLHTLSLVHTFTGHESYVYSVAISEDGQFVVSGSKDKTVRVWDLRNLCLVHTFTGHERSVDTVAISQDGQFVVSGSSDNTLRVWDLHTLSLVHTFTGHESSVYSVAISEDGQFVVSGSEDNTLRVWDLRNLCLVHTFTGHERSVDTVAISEDGQFVVSGSSDKTVRVWDLHTLSLVHTFTGHESSVYSVAISEDGQFVVSGSSDKTVRVWDLHTLSLVHTFTGHERSVDTVAISEDGQFVVSGSWDKTVRVWDLHTLSLVHTFTGHQSSVYSVAISEDGQFVVSGSEDKTVRVWRVRWQDNLKICCDRLRHHPVFQNPEPGTPEAAAFLTCQRYAWNDEPSNLS; from the coding sequence ATGGATAGATATGCCCTAGTTATTGGTATTCCCGAATATAATAATTTTACCCCTCTTCCTAAAACCACTAATGATGCTGAAGAAGTCGCAAAATGTCTGGAAAGTTACGGCGGTTTTCAGGTAACTAGAGTTCCGAAAAAAGCTAATCTTAATAAAGATGGCTATGAAATGAAATCCGGTAAAGTCACTTGTGAAGAGTTAAAAAGAGAAATCAGCATTTTTCTTTTAGAAAGAGCAAAAAATAAAAATGCTTTAATTTATTTTACAGGTCATGGCTTTACTCTATATAATTCTTGGGTGGAAAAAAAAATAGGATTTTTAGCCACTTCTGATTGTTCTGTACAAATTCAAAGTAATAACATCATTACACAAGAGCAAGGAATTAATTTAGAAGAGTTCAATGAGTTAATTGCCAAAGCCAATTTAAGTAGTTTAGTTTTATTTTTAGATTGTTGTCATAGCGGCTATTTTATAGAACGTCAATTATTCGAAGCCAGTTTAAGCACATTTAAAACCAAACAAGATTATTATTTAATTACTGCCTGCCGCTCTTTTGAAACAGCAAAAACCGTTAGAAGTCAAGACCATAGCGTATTTTCTGGGGCATTAATTCGGGGACTGTCTCAAGAAAATGCCGATCCAAAGGGTGAAATAAGTTGTGACCGCTTGTTTGATTTTATTGGACGGGAAATCGGACGAAAGTTACAAGAACCGTTGCGGATGGGGGTTGGAGGGTCAATTATTTTAGTTAATCATAAGCCGCTACAAGAAATCCTAGAACCCCTTAAAAAAGACGGTGAGGTAATTTGCCCCTATCAAGGGTTAGAAGCATTTACCAAGGAATCTAAACCTTTCTTTTTTGGACGTAAGCGGCTAGTAGAAAAGATTAAACAAACGCTAGAAGAAAAAAGCTTTGTTCCTTTAATTGGGGCTTCAGGCAGTGGTAAATCTTCGGTTGTGTTAGCGGGTTTAATTCCTTGGTTGGAGGAGGAAAAGTTAGAGAATGGGGGCAAAAGATGGGAAGTCTTAACGCCTATTAAGCCCGGTTTTGAGCCGCTAGTTGAGTTAAGACGAACCCTTAAACCTGTTTTTTCTGGAAGTGAAAAAGAATTAAAAGACTTAATTGAAAATAGCTCATTGCCCCCCTTATTAAGGGGGGTTGGGGGGATCAAATTATTAGTGGTGGATCAGTTTGAAGAAATATTTACAGTTTGCGAGAATGAACTGGAGAGGAAGAGATTTATAGAATTAATTACGGGAGTCAAAGAATTAAATAACCCTCGGTTAGTTGTAGTAACGACCATGAGGGCTGATTTTTTAGACCGATGTTTAGAATATGATTCCTTATATAAATTAATTCAAGAGCAAGCGGTTTATATGCCGCCTTTAAGGGGAATAGAGTTAAGAGAAATCATTACCCAACCCGCTAAACGTCAGGGATACAATATCGAGGAAAACTTGTTAGAGAAATTATTAGACGATGTGGGAAAAGAATCAGGGTTTTTGCCTCTGTTAGAATTTGCCTTAACTCAACTTTGGGAAAAACGAGATCGCCAGCAACCCTTACTCACCCTAAAACAATATGAGAGTTTAGAACAGACTAATATCGCCCCCCTTATTAAGGGGGGTAGGGGGGGATCAGAATCACTCGACGAACCCCAAGAGAAACAAAATAGCGGCTTAAAACAGACCTTAGACCTCTACGCCGAAAAAGTCTATCATTATCGAGATTTTAGCCAAGAAAACCCCACTCAACCCCGAAACCCTCAAGAAAAAGAATGGATCAGATTAATATTCCTGCGGCTAGTACGCACAGGAGAACAGGAAAAAGACACCCGACAGCGCCAAACTAAGGCAACAATTCTCAATATTGCTGGTTCTAATCTTGAACAGCGAGAAGCATTAACAGAATTGATCGAAGGGGAAAGAGGGTTAATTAAAGCGCGTTTGTTAGTGACGGGTAAAGAGTTATCCGATCCTCAACCTTGGATAGATTTAGTGCATGAGGCGTTAATTGAAGGATGGCGCAGGTTTGCCGGGTGGCGACAGCAAGACCGAGATTTACGCAGGTTATGCGATCGCTTAAGAGAGCAATTCCGAGAGTGGCAAAAAAACCTTATAGATGACAATTTGATGATGGGGGGACTGTTGGCGCAGGTTCGACAGCAATGGGAGGAATTACAGCCTTATTTGTTGTCTCCAGATGAGGATAGGCAGTTTTTTGAAGAAAGTGATCGCTATGAACAAGGCAAGACTCGGAAGTTACAAGCGTTCGAGGAGATACAGTTGGAACAGCAAGCGGCTGAGATTCCGGATTTGCTGAAGAGTGAACCTGTACAGGGGTTGGTAGCGGCTATTAAATTGATGGGGGATAATTTAGATAAATTGCCGGAGAAATTGCTGCCTACGGTTCAAACGAGACTGCGGGAGGCGATGGAAATGCCCGGTTGTTTACTTCATGAAGATTCTGTCAATTCAGTGGCTATCAGTGGGGATGGTCAGTTCGTTGTTAGTGGGAGTGAGGATAAAACTGTGCGGGTGTGGGACTTGCATAAGCACTGTTTAGTTGACACTTTTAGGGGTCATGAAGATGCTGTCAATTCAGTGGCTATCAGTGGGGATGGTCAGTTCGTTGTTAGTGGGAGTCGGGATAAAACCGTGCGGGTGTGGGACTTGCATACCCTCTCTTTAGTTCACACTTTTACGGGTCATGAAAATTCTGTCTGTTCAGTGGCTATCAGTGAGGATGGTCAGTTCGTCGTTAGTGGGAGTTGGGATAAAACCATGCGGGTGTGGGACTTGCATACCCTCTGTTTAGTTCACACTTTTACGGGTCATGAAAGTTATGTCAAGACAGTGGCTATCAGTGAGGATGGTCAGTTCGTCGTTAGTGGGAGTTGGGATAAAACCGTGCGGGTGTGGGACTTGCATACCCTCTCTTTAGTTCACACTTTTACGGGTCATCAAAGTTATGTCGATTCAGTAGCTATCAGTCAGGATGGTCAGTTCGTCGTTAGTGGGAGTAGGGATAAAACCGTGCGGGTGTGGGACTTGCATACCCTCTCTTTAGTTCACACTTTTACGGGTCATCAAAGTTCTGTCTATTCAGTGGCTATCAGTCAGGATGGTCAGTTCGTCGTTAGTGGGAGTGAGGATAATACCGTGCGGGTGTGGGACTTGCATACCCTCTGTTTAGTTCACACTTTTACAGGTCATGAAAGAGCTGTCTATTCAGTCGCTATCAGTGATGATGGTCAGTTCGTTATTAGTGGGAGTTCTGATAATACCGTGTGGGTGTGGGACTTGCATACCCTCTCTTTAGTTCACACTTTTACGGGTCATGAAAGTTATGTCTATTCAGTGGCTATCAGTGAGGATGGTCAGTTCGTCGTTAGTGGGAGTAAGGATAAAACCGTGCGGGTGTGGGACTTGCGTAACCTCTGTTTAGTTCACACTTTTACGGGTCATGAACGTTCTGTCGATACAGTAGCTATCAGTCAGGATGGTCAGTTCGTTGTTAGTGGGAGTTCTGATAATACCCTGCGGGTGTGGGACTTGCATACCCTCTCTTTAGTTCACACTTTTACGGGTCATGAAAGTTCTGTCTATTCAGTGGCTATCAGTGAGGATGGTCAGTTCGTCGTTAGTGGGAGTGAGGATAATACCCTGCGGGTGTGGGACTTGCGTAACCTCTGTTTAGTTCACACTTTTACGGGTCATGAACGTTCTGTCGATACAGTAGCTATCAGTGAGGATGGTCAGTTCGTCGTTAGTGGGAGTTCTGATAAAACCGTGCGGGTGTGGGACTTGCATACCCTCTCTTTAGTTCACACTTTTACGGGTCATGAAAGTTCTGTCTATTCAGTGGCTATCAGTGAGGATGGTCAGTTCGTCGTTAGTGGGAGTTCTGATAAAACCGTGCGGGTGTGGGACTTGCATACCCTCTCTTTAGTTCACACTTTTACGGGTCATGAACGTTCTGTCGATACAGTGGCTATCAGTGAGGATGGTCAGTTCGTCGTTAGTGGGAGTTGGGATAAAACCGTGCGGGTGTGGGACTTGCATACCCTCTCTTTAGTTCACACTTTTACGGGTCATCAAAGTTCTGTCTATTCAGTAGCTATCAGTGAGGATGGTCAGTTCGTCGTTAGTGGGAGTGAGGATAAAACTGTGCGGGTGTGGCGCGTCCGTTGGCAGGACAATCTCAAGATTTGCTGCGATCGCTTGCGGCATCATCCCGTCTTCCAAAACCCCGAACCAGGAACTCCTGAAGCGGCGGCTTTTCTCACTTGTCAAAGGTATGCGTGGAATGATGAACCCTCGAACTTATCTTAA
- a CDS encoding NAD(P)/FAD-dependent oxidoreductase, with protein MLRCVVIGGGAAGFFGAISCAVNHPHTQVILLEAGRNPLTKVSISGGGRCNVTHHCFEAAQLIQFYPRGGKALRSCFTRFQPKDTVAWFAAHGVKLKTEADGRMFPVTDDSQTIVDCLIEAAREAEVIVRTGTPVKAIRREEGYFEVGLKTDQEIPCDRLLIATGSNPLGYRWAKELGHTIEPPVPSLFTFNIPDPRLKDLAGISVENVHLKLLETGKEKFEQQGPLLITHWGLSGPAVLKLSAWGARVLHDHRYKLSLMINWLPEYNSETLRQALLKVKSSEPKRKVFSYCPFNLPKRFWQRLVSFCEINSEVPWAELSKKGLNLLVQELTQGVYKIEGKGVFKEEFVTCGGVSLKEVDFKTMESKVCKGLYFAGEVLDIDGVTGGFNFQSAWTTAWLAGQAMGVK; from the coding sequence ATTTTGCGTTGTGTTGTAATAGGCGGTGGTGCGGCTGGTTTTTTTGGAGCAATTAGTTGTGCTGTAAATCATCCTCACACCCAGGTAATTTTACTGGAAGCGGGGCGTAACCCGTTAACCAAGGTGAGTATCTCCGGCGGGGGGAGATGTAATGTCACTCATCACTGTTTTGAGGCGGCTCAGTTAATTCAATTTTATCCTCGAGGGGGTAAGGCGTTACGGAGTTGTTTTACCCGTTTTCAACCCAAGGATACAGTGGCTTGGTTTGCCGCTCATGGGGTAAAGTTGAAAACTGAGGCCGATGGGCGAATGTTTCCCGTTACAGATGATTCTCAGACCATTGTAGATTGTTTAATTGAGGCGGCTAGAGAGGCTGAGGTTATTGTCCGCACGGGTACGCCGGTTAAGGCTATTCGCCGCGAGGAGGGGTATTTTGAGGTAGGATTAAAAACGGATCAGGAAATCCCCTGTGATCGGCTTTTAATTGCCACAGGAAGTAACCCGTTGGGGTATCGTTGGGCAAAAGAGTTAGGGCATACTATAGAACCGCCGGTTCCTTCTTTATTTACCTTTAATATTCCTGACCCTCGCTTAAAAGATTTAGCGGGAATTAGTGTAGAGAATGTTCATCTAAAATTACTGGAGACGGGTAAAGAAAAGTTTGAACAACAAGGCCCTTTATTGATTACTCATTGGGGACTGAGTGGCCCTGCGGTATTAAAGTTATCGGCTTGGGGAGCAAGGGTTTTACACGATCATCGTTATAAGTTGTCTTTGATGATTAATTGGCTACCTGAGTATAATTCTGAGACGCTGCGGCAGGCTTTATTGAAAGTTAAATCTTCTGAGCCGAAGCGGAAGGTTTTTAGTTATTGTCCTTTTAATTTACCTAAGCGTTTCTGGCAACGGTTGGTTAGTTTTTGTGAGATTAATTCGGAGGTTCCTTGGGCTGAGTTATCGAAGAAGGGGTTAAATTTATTGGTGCAAGAATTGACTCAGGGGGTTTATAAGATTGAGGGGAAAGGGGTTTTTAAAGAGGAGTTTGTTACTTGTGGCGGGGTGAGTTTGAAAGAGGTTGATTTTAAGACGATGGAAAGTAAGGTCTGTAAAGGGTTGTATTTTGCTGGTGAGGTGTTGGATATTGATGGGGTGACCGGTGGGTTTAATTTTCAAAGCGCTTGGACTACCGCTTGGTTGGCGGGTCAGGCGATGGGGGTTAAGTAA
- a CDS encoding tetratricopeptide repeat protein, whose translation MLEKLKSKVFLRIFAIVSGLALVSFMVFPMLDMFKGNKSSTQTTSKVSGQAQQLKQIAQGYEEVLKREPNNVSALQGLAEARLGLQDFPGAIEPVKKLHTIDPANLQYIGVLTQLYQKINDISGAAELQPKVEKLAQSDPKNPQYLIILTQLYRQTNNVSGSKNLEKQVEKLAQSDPENPQYLQILAQLHLQTNDLPGALEVMKKLQKFYPDDEKLKLAISQIQQATAQKNQPLPVPVPSSSPQSNPVIPAPLPGESPQNNPLIPNQNNQN comes from the coding sequence ATGTTGGAAAAATTAAAATCAAAGGTTTTTTTACGGATTTTTGCCATCGTTTCAGGATTGGCTCTTGTGTCTTTTATGGTATTTCCTATGCTCGATATGTTTAAAGGCAATAAGTCCTCAACACAAACCACATCCAAGGTTTCTGGGCAAGCACAACAGTTAAAACAAATTGCTCAAGGTTATGAGGAAGTTTTAAAACGAGAACCTAATAATGTTAGTGCCCTTCAAGGATTGGCAGAAGCACGACTGGGTTTACAAGATTTTCCGGGAGCCATTGAACCGGTTAAAAAACTTCATACTATAGACCCTGCTAATCTACAATATATAGGCGTTTTAACCCAACTTTATCAAAAAATAAATGACATATCAGGGGCGGCAGAATTACAACCTAAAGTGGAAAAATTGGCTCAATCAGACCCAAAAAATCCACAATATTTAATTATTTTGACCCAACTTTATCGACAAACTAATAATGTGTCAGGCTCAAAAAATTTAGAAAAACAAGTGGAAAAATTGGCTCAATCAGACCCAGAAAATCCTCAATATCTTCAAATATTGGCACAACTTCATCTTCAAACAAATGATTTACCCGGCGCTCTAGAAGTGATGAAAAAGTTACAAAAGTTTTATCCGGATGATGAAAAGTTAAAATTAGCCATTAGTCAGATTCAACAAGCAACGGCACAAAAAAATCAGCCGCTTCCCGTTCCTGTTCCGAGTTCAAGTCCTCAAAGTAATCCAGTGATTCCGGCTCCTCTTCCGGGTGAAAGTCCTCAAAATAATCCACTCATTCCCAATCAAAATAATCAAAATTAG
- a CDS encoding allophycocyanin subunit alpha-B, whose translation MSVVSQVILKADDELRYPSSGELAGIEKFLASGQQRIRIAETLAENDKKIVDQAQKQLFRKRPDFRAPGGNAYGQRQYNQCLRDYSWYLRLITYGILCGNKEPIEKIGLIGVKEMYNSLNVPVPGMVEAIRCLKDAALGLLNSEDATEAAPYFDYIIQEMS comes from the coding sequence ATGAGCGTAGTTAGTCAAGTTATTCTCAAAGCAGACGACGAACTCCGGTATCCCAGTAGTGGCGAACTGGCAGGCATCGAGAAATTCTTAGCAAGCGGACAACAACGCATCCGCATTGCTGAGACGCTGGCAGAAAATGATAAGAAGATTGTTGACCAAGCCCAAAAGCAGCTATTTAGAAAGCGCCCTGATTTTAGAGCGCCTGGTGGTAATGCTTATGGTCAACGTCAATACAACCAATGTTTACGGGACTATAGCTGGTACTTGCGCCTGATTACCTATGGAATTCTCTGTGGGAACAAAGAACCCATTGAAAAAATCGGGTTAATTGGGGTTAAAGAAATGTATAATTCCCTCAATGTTCCAGTGCCCGGCATGGTTGAAGCGATCCGTTGCTTAAAAGATGCGGCTTTAGGCTTACTCAACTCTGAAGATGCAACGGAGGCGGCTCCCTATTTTGATTACATCATTCAAGAGATGTCATAG
- a CDS encoding YbjN domain-containing protein, with product MTNANLETPTENQPQDSESLQAYIDEEIAETSHQEVIETVISSLEQNESAMVSHTERGPLWRFQYGSVEVFVQLSGEKDEDLLTVWANVLKLPASDEPGLMRKILEMNWSETFETRFALINDQVVVLYQRTVADLSPGEISRAITLVATIADDHDEALKEEFGGNA from the coding sequence ATGACTAACGCCAATTTAGAAACACCCACAGAAAATCAACCCCAAGACTCTGAAAGCTTACAAGCTTATATTGATGAAGAAATTGCTGAGACTAGCCATCAAGAGGTCATTGAAACGGTGATTTCTAGTCTAGAGCAAAATGAGAGCGCAATGGTGAGTCATACTGAACGAGGCCCCCTGTGGCGGTTTCAGTATGGCAGTGTCGAGGTTTTTGTCCAATTATCAGGAGAAAAAGACGAAGATTTATTGACGGTCTGGGCTAATGTGTTGAAATTACCGGCCTCCGATGAACCCGGACTCATGCGTAAGATACTGGAAATGAATTGGTCAGAAACCTTTGAAACCCGTTTTGCTTTAATCAATGACCAGGTGGTAGTTCTCTATCAGCGAACGGTGGCTGATCTTTCCCCCGGCGAAATTTCCCGCGCCATTACCTTAGTGGCTACTATTGCTGATGATCATGATGAAGCTTTAAAAGAAGAGTTTGGAGGCAATGCTTAG
- a CDS encoding TetR/AcrR family transcriptional regulator, whose protein sequence is MPGIPIRPLELDNPTMTEDDTRTRILTAALRLFASKGFEGTTTKDLATAAGVAEGTLFRHFTNKKAILIEIATKGWVDILTDLLTELSEMGSYKAVAQVMRRRMLRVRENSNLLRVCFIEAQFHPELRERIQSEVIAKMTDVAEAFFQTAMDRGIYRQMNPKIVAQVFLGMFAIAGFSNQTIIQPDASPAALQEMAEGIADIFLHGVLTQE, encoded by the coding sequence ATGCCAGGGATTCCCATACGACCACTAGAGTTGGATAACCCAACAATGACAGAAGATGATACTCGTACTCGTATTTTAACCGCAGCACTGCGCTTATTTGCCTCAAAAGGCTTCGAGGGAACCACCACTAAAGATTTAGCTACAGCGGCCGGGGTGGCTGAGGGCACCTTGTTTCGTCACTTTACCAATAAAAAAGCCATTCTCATTGAAATAGCCACCAAGGGCTGGGTAGATATTTTAACCGATTTACTGACGGAATTGAGTGAGATGGGCAGTTATAAAGCCGTAGCCCAGGTAATGCGACGACGTATGCTACGAGTTCGAGAAAATAGTAATTTATTGCGGGTCTGTTTTATTGAAGCTCAATTTCATCCGGAATTACGCGAGCGTATTCAGTCTGAAGTGATTGCTAAAATGACTGATGTGGCTGAGGCGTTTTTTCAAACGGCCATGGACAGAGGAATTTATCGTCAGATGAATCCTAAAATTGTGGCTCAAGTGTTTTTGGGAATGTTTGCGATCGCCGGCTTTTCTAATCAAACCATTATCCAACCAGATGCTTCTCCGGCGGCCCTCCAAGAAATGGCCGAAGGGATCGCTGATATTTTTCTGCATGGAGTTTTAACTCAAGAATAA
- a CDS encoding putative PEP-binding protein yields MDDSIYWLDRIAPSERLLVGEKAFILSQLHQKGFPVLPGFVISSMAFHQFLEQLNDSASLLADFPASSLYLNVDNPQALQLVARQSRQTILRQNLSAQWLSSLKRAADGLNSPTLILRASIAIPLEISSGATGLLPSQVCCNTSEELELALKKLWSQLFSSKSLFYWQRMGVGLEKVHLAVLVQPITNAIAAGVAYLEADYYRVQASWGLGHSLLQGEVLPDFYQIIASTARVQSQQLGNKTRGYRLSTQPSSALSANSCLEAYQLSQEEQTNYCLNENLIVKLNQILQQINPKIYQVIEWTLTQLPQDFEPQFYINQADLNGSETLLNNLANSELIMTDSAPILTGLPASTGIIYALTYVLTDLESSWKNIPEKKILVAKNISPEWLPGLKQTVGIIVEEGGLTSHAAIIARELGIPALVSATGATELLKTGEFIQLDGERGEVYRESAKLKEQPRKNEKETQIITQSFIANYPIGTRLMVNLSQTTSITKAVSLPVDGIGLLRSDLMLLELLSEQPLETWLHPQQKTRLIEQWSQLINQFAVPFAPRPVFYRSLDWGAERVPHWGREAVGDLTTLKYHRFQQTIMQSAKSSRPHSILGNRGTLSYRLDPVLFDLELQALEQVYESGNKNVNLILPFVRSVEEFKFCRSRIEKTQLTQQQSFQLWIMAEVPSVIFLLPEYIAAGVQGIAIGTNDLTQLVLGVDREEGKLSQEYNATHPAMLAALKQIITQARTGGIPCSICGQAPVQYPELIDYLISWGITSISVEPEAVEKIYHSISRAEQRLILEKSRIN; encoded by the coding sequence TTGGATGACTCTATTTACTGGCTAGATCGCATTGCACCGTCAGAACGTCTTCTTGTTGGAGAAAAAGCTTTTATTTTGAGCCAACTTCATCAAAAAGGATTTCCGGTTCTGCCAGGTTTTGTTATCAGTTCTATGGCCTTTCATCAATTCTTAGAACAACTCAATGACTCAGCATCCCTCCTAGCGGATTTTCCCGCGTCTTCGCTTTATCTTAATGTAGATAACCCCCAAGCTTTACAATTAGTGGCTAGACAAAGTCGTCAAACCATTCTCCGTCAAAATTTGTCGGCTCAATGGCTTTCTTCTTTAAAAAGAGCCGCCGACGGGTTAAACTCTCCGACGCTGATTTTAAGGGCTTCGATTGCTATTCCTCTAGAAATTTCTTCAGGAGCAACCGGTCTATTGCCTTCTCAAGTCTGCTGCAATACTTCAGAAGAGTTAGAATTAGCCCTTAAAAAACTTTGGTCTCAATTATTTAGCTCTAAAAGTTTATTTTATTGGCAACGGATGGGGGTAGGATTAGAGAAGGTTCATCTTGCTGTTTTAGTACAACCCATTACCAATGCGATCGCTGCCGGTGTCGCCTATCTTGAAGCTGATTACTACAGGGTACAAGCTTCATGGGGTCTAGGCCATAGCCTTTTACAAGGAGAAGTCTTACCCGATTTTTATCAGATTATTGCCTCAACAGCAAGAGTACAAAGTCAGCAGTTAGGCAATAAAACTCGCGGCTATCGTTTAAGCACTCAACCTTCATCAGCTTTATCAGCCAACAGTTGTTTAGAAGCTTACCAACTGAGTCAGGAAGAACAAACAAATTATTGTTTAAATGAAAATTTAATCGTAAAATTAAATCAAATTTTACAACAAATAAACCCCAAAATTTATCAAGTTATAGAATGGACATTAACTCAATTACCACAGGATTTTGAGCCACAATTTTATATCAATCAAGCCGATTTAAATGGATCGGAAACTTTATTAAATAATCTAGCTAACTCTGAGCTAATAATGACGGATTCAGCCCCTATTTTAACAGGATTGCCAGCCTCAACAGGAATAATTTATGCTCTGACTTATGTGTTAACCGACCTGGAAAGCTCTTGGAAAAATATTCCCGAAAAAAAAATTTTAGTTGCTAAAAACATTAGCCCAGAGTGGCTACCCGGCTTAAAACAAACTGTAGGAATTATTGTGGAAGAGGGAGGGCTAACCAGTCATGCGGCTATTATCGCGAGAGAATTGGGGATTCCTGCCCTCGTGAGTGCCACCGGAGCCACTGAATTACTGAAAACCGGCGAATTTATTCAGCTTGATGGAGAGCGAGGAGAAGTTTATCGTGAGTCAGCCAAGCTGAAAGAACAACCGAGAAAAAATGAAAAAGAAACCCAAATAATTACACAATCCTTTATTGCTAATTATCCTATTGGCACTCGATTAATGGTCAACCTGAGTCAAACGACTTCTATTACTAAAGCCGTCAGCTTACCGGTTGATGGAATAGGATTATTACGCTCAGATTTAATGTTATTAGAATTATTGAGTGAACAACCTCTCGAAACCTGGTTACATCCTCAGCAAAAAACACGCTTGATTGAACAATGGAGTCAATTAATTAATCAGTTTGCGGTTCCTTTTGCACCCCGTCCTGTATTTTACCGTTCTCTAGACTGGGGTGCAGAACGCGTTCCGCACTGGGGCCGCGAAGCAGTGGGCGACTTGACCACTCTTAAATATCATCGTTTTCAACAAACAATCATGCAGTCGGCAAAGAGTTCCCGACCCCACTCAATATTAGGAAACCGAGGCACTTTAAGCTATCGCTTAGATCCGGTTTTATTTGATTTAGAGTTACAAGCTTTAGAACAAGTATATGAGTCTGGAAATAAAAATGTAAATCTAATTTTGCCTTTTGTGAGGAGTGTAGAAGAATTTAAATTTTGTCGGAGTCGGATAGAAAAAACCCAGTTAACACAACAACAATCTTTTCAACTCTGGATTATGGCAGAAGTTCCTTCTGTGATTTTTTTACTACCGGAATATATCGCCGCAGGAGTACAAGGAATTGCCATCGGAACGAATGATTTAACTCAGTTAGTCTTAGGAGTAGATCGAGAAGAAGGAAAATTAAGCCAAGAGTATAATGCAACTCATCCTGCCATGTTAGCAGCCTTAAAACAAATCATTACTCAAGCTAGAACAGGAGGAATCCCTTGCTCTATTTGTGGACAAGCACCGGTACAATATCCCGAACTGATTGATTATCTCATCAGTTGGGGAATCACTTCTATTTCTGTAGAACCGGAAGCCGTAGAAAAAATTTATCATAGTATTAGCCGTGCTGAACAGCGTCTGATTTTAGAAAAGAGTCGCATTAATTAA